One part of the Symphalangus syndactylus isolate Jambi chromosome 1, NHGRI_mSymSyn1-v2.1_pri, whole genome shotgun sequence genome encodes these proteins:
- the HHATL gene encoding protein-cysteine N-palmitoyltransferase HHAT-like protein isoform X1: MGIKTALPVAELGLYSLVLSGALAYAGRGLLEASQDGAHRKAFRESVRPGWEYIGRKMDVADFEWVMWFTSFRNVIIFALSGHVLFAKLCTMVAPQLRSWMYAVYGALAVMGTMGPWYLLLLLGHCVGLYVASLLGQPWLCLGLGLASLASFKMDPLISWQSGFVAGTFDLQEVLFHGGSSFTVLRCTSFALESCAHPDRHYSLADLLKYNFYLPFFFFGPIMTFDRFHAQVSQVEPVRREGELWHIRAQAGLSVVAIMAVDIFFHFFYILTIPSDLKFANRLPDSALAGLAYSNLVYDWVKAAVLFGVVNTVACLDHLDPPQPPKCITTLYVFAETHFDRGINDWLCKHCSRHWGYSSEHGKDLNSWSLQSSGEIQTINRYVYNHIGGEHSAVIPELAATVATFAITTLWLGPCDIVYLWSFLNCFGLNFELWVQKLAEWGPLARIEASLSVQMSRRVRALFGAMNFWAIIMYNLVSLNSLEFTVLVARRLLLTGFPQTTLAILFVTYCGVQLVKERERTLALEEEQKQDKEKPE; this comes from the exons ATGGGCATCAAGACAGCATTGCCTGTGGCTGAGCTGGGCCTCTACTCTCTGGTGCTGAGTGGGGCCCTGGCCTATGCTGGCCGGGGCCTCCTTGAGGCTTCACAAG ATGGGGCCCACAGGAAGGCCTTCCGGGAGTCTGTGCGACCTGGCTGGGAGTACATTGGCCGGAAGATG GATGTGGCTGACTTCGAGTGGGTGATGTGGTTCACCTCCTTTCGCAACGTCATCATCTTTGCCCTCTCCGGACATGTGCTGTTTGCTAAACTCTGCACCATGGTTGCCCCACAG CTCCGCTCCTGGATGTATGCTGTGTATGGGGCCCTGGCTGTGATGGGCACAATGGGCCCTTGgtacctgctgctgctgcttggtCACTGTGTGGGCCTCTATGTGGCCTCGCTCTTGGGCCAGCCCTGGCTCTGTCTTGGCCTTGGCTTGGCCAGCCTGGCCTCCTTCAAGATGGACCCCCTAATCTCTTGGCAG AGTGGGTTTGTAGCAGGCACTTTTGATCTTCAAGAGGTGCTGTTTCATGGGGGCAGCAGCTTCACAGTGCTGCGTTGCACGAGCTTTGCACTGGAGAGCTGTGCCCACCCTGACCGCCACTACTCCTTAGCTGACCTGCTCAAGTACAACTTCTACCTGCCCTTCTTCTTCTTCGGGCCCATCATGACCTTTGATCGCTTCCATGCTCAG GTGAGCCAGGTGGAGCCAGTGAGACGCGAGGGTGAGCTGTGGCACATCCGAGCCCAGGCAGGCCTAAGCGTGGTGGCCATCATGGCCGTCGacattttctttcacttcttcTACATCCTCACCATCCCCAGTGACCTCAAGTTCGCCAACCGCCTCCCAGACAGTGCCCTCG CTGGCCTAGCCTATTCAAACCTGGTGTATGACTGGGTGAAGGCGGCCGTCCTCTTTGGTGTTGTCAACACTGTGGCGTGCCTCGACCACCTggacccaccccagcctcccaagtgcatCACCACGCTCTACGTCTTCGCGGAAAC GCACTTTGACCGTGGCATCAACGACTGGCTTTGCAA gcattgttctaggcactggggatacagcagtgaacatggCAAAGACCTGaactcatggagcttacagtctagtggggaGATACAGACCATAAACAg ATATGTGTATAACCACATTGGTGGGGAGCATTCCGCCGTGATCCCAGAGCTGGCGGCCACAGTGGCCACATTTGCCATCACCACTCTGTGGCTTGGGCCTTGTGACATTGTCTACCTGTGGTCATTCCTTAACTGCTTTGGCCTCAACTTTGAGCTCTGGGTGCAAAAACTGGCAGAGTGGGGGCCCCTAGCACGAATTGAG GCCTCTCTGTCAGTGCAGATGTCCCGTAGGGTCCGGGCCCTGTTTGGAGCCATGAACTTCTGGGCCATCATCATGTACAACCTTGTGAGCCTGAACAGCCTCGAATTCACAGTGCTGGTTGCCCGGCGCCTGCTACTCACAG GGTTCCCCCAGACCACGCTGGCCATCCTGTTTGTCACCTACTGTGGCGTCCAGCTGGTAAAGGAGCGTGAGCGAACCTTGGCACTGGAGGAGGAGCAGAAGCAGGACAAAGAGAAGCCAGAGTAG
- the HHATL gene encoding protein-cysteine N-palmitoyltransferase HHAT-like protein isoform X2, translating to MGIKTALPVAELGLYSLVLSGALAYAGRGLLEASQDGAHRKAFRESVRPGWEYIGRKMDVADFEWVMWFTSFRNVIIFALSGHVLFAKLCTMVAPQLRSWMYAVYGALAVMGTMGPWYLLLLLGHCVGLYVASLLGQPWLCLGLGLASLASFKMDPLISWQSGFVAGTFDLQEVLFHGGSSFTVLRCTSFALESCAHPDRHYSLADLLKYNFYLPFFFFGPIMTFDRFHAQVSQVEPVRREGELWHIRAQAGLSVVAIMAVDIFFHFFYILTIPSDLKFANRLPDSALAGLAYSNLVYDWVKAAVLFGVVNTVACLDHLDPPQPPKCITTLYVFAETHFDRGINDWLCKYVYNHIGGEHSAVIPELAATVATFAITTLWLGPCDIVYLWSFLNCFGLNFELWVQKLAEWGPLARIEASLSVQMSRRVRALFGAMNFWAIIMYNLVSLNSLEFTVLVARRLLLTGFPQTTLAILFVTYCGVQLVKERERTLALEEEQKQDKEKPE from the exons ATGGGCATCAAGACAGCATTGCCTGTGGCTGAGCTGGGCCTCTACTCTCTGGTGCTGAGTGGGGCCCTGGCCTATGCTGGCCGGGGCCTCCTTGAGGCTTCACAAG ATGGGGCCCACAGGAAGGCCTTCCGGGAGTCTGTGCGACCTGGCTGGGAGTACATTGGCCGGAAGATG GATGTGGCTGACTTCGAGTGGGTGATGTGGTTCACCTCCTTTCGCAACGTCATCATCTTTGCCCTCTCCGGACATGTGCTGTTTGCTAAACTCTGCACCATGGTTGCCCCACAG CTCCGCTCCTGGATGTATGCTGTGTATGGGGCCCTGGCTGTGATGGGCACAATGGGCCCTTGgtacctgctgctgctgcttggtCACTGTGTGGGCCTCTATGTGGCCTCGCTCTTGGGCCAGCCCTGGCTCTGTCTTGGCCTTGGCTTGGCCAGCCTGGCCTCCTTCAAGATGGACCCCCTAATCTCTTGGCAG AGTGGGTTTGTAGCAGGCACTTTTGATCTTCAAGAGGTGCTGTTTCATGGGGGCAGCAGCTTCACAGTGCTGCGTTGCACGAGCTTTGCACTGGAGAGCTGTGCCCACCCTGACCGCCACTACTCCTTAGCTGACCTGCTCAAGTACAACTTCTACCTGCCCTTCTTCTTCTTCGGGCCCATCATGACCTTTGATCGCTTCCATGCTCAG GTGAGCCAGGTGGAGCCAGTGAGACGCGAGGGTGAGCTGTGGCACATCCGAGCCCAGGCAGGCCTAAGCGTGGTGGCCATCATGGCCGTCGacattttctttcacttcttcTACATCCTCACCATCCCCAGTGACCTCAAGTTCGCCAACCGCCTCCCAGACAGTGCCCTCG CTGGCCTAGCCTATTCAAACCTGGTGTATGACTGGGTGAAGGCGGCCGTCCTCTTTGGTGTTGTCAACACTGTGGCGTGCCTCGACCACCTggacccaccccagcctcccaagtgcatCACCACGCTCTACGTCTTCGCGGAAAC GCACTTTGACCGTGGCATCAACGACTGGCTTTGCAA ATATGTGTATAACCACATTGGTGGGGAGCATTCCGCCGTGATCCCAGAGCTGGCGGCCACAGTGGCCACATTTGCCATCACCACTCTGTGGCTTGGGCCTTGTGACATTGTCTACCTGTGGTCATTCCTTAACTGCTTTGGCCTCAACTTTGAGCTCTGGGTGCAAAAACTGGCAGAGTGGGGGCCCCTAGCACGAATTGAG GCCTCTCTGTCAGTGCAGATGTCCCGTAGGGTCCGGGCCCTGTTTGGAGCCATGAACTTCTGGGCCATCATCATGTACAACCTTGTGAGCCTGAACAGCCTCGAATTCACAGTGCTGGTTGCCCGGCGCCTGCTACTCACAG GGTTCCCCCAGACCACGCTGGCCATCCTGTTTGTCACCTACTGTGGCGTCCAGCTGGTAAAGGAGCGTGAGCGAACCTTGGCACTGGAGGAGGAGCAGAAGCAGGACAAAGAGAAGCCAGAGTAG